A single Symbiobacterium thermophilum IAM 14863 DNA region contains:
- a CDS encoding methyl-accepting chemotaxis protein has translation MFWRASASSLVTGGIVAVAFLIPSPMARYSLLAAALLVSVLGGLWVGRAAQAGAAAPPDMQLSPPETGSVAVSVSAAAEAAAGLQPHADTHRTGSADRADLARACDGLIIGAQRTQEAVQEVFRLTGRVNDVLNQLHGASRDQLDDLDRTRGLAHQVVAVFEDMIAAARAAREEAARHRQAAEAVQQALGQIGAGMEGIRAATDASARALRDLDAQSGEIGAIVKLIRDVADQTNLLSLNAAIEAARAGEAGRGFAVVASEVRALADRSRNATRQIQELVAKIQAGTAAAMTAMQESQEEVNRGAATVESTRASIVQVLQSFEGLTMTVEGFGERAEATAGEMAELVKAVEEATRLANQNTTMANELAEADWFSRAIREAEQRAGELVAEARRLEVYTRLPSGGSW, from the coding sequence GTGTTCTGGCGCGCCTCGGCCAGCAGTCTGGTCACCGGGGGCATCGTGGCGGTTGCCTTTCTTATTCCTTCACCGATGGCTCGGTACTCCCTGCTTGCGGCCGCCCTGCTGGTGTCCGTGCTGGGCGGGCTGTGGGTGGGGCGTGCGGCGCAGGCCGGAGCCGCCGCGCCTCCGGATATGCAGCTCTCCCCGCCGGAGACGGGGAGCGTCGCCGTCTCCGTGTCCGCCGCCGCGGAGGCCGCTGCGGGCCTGCAGCCCCACGCGGACACGCACCGCACCGGGAGCGCCGACCGGGCCGACCTGGCCCGGGCCTGTGACGGGCTCATCATCGGTGCACAACGCACGCAGGAGGCGGTACAGGAGGTCTTCCGCCTCACGGGCCGGGTCAACGACGTGCTCAACCAGCTGCACGGCGCTTCCCGGGATCAGCTGGACGACCTCGACCGGACCCGCGGGCTGGCCCATCAGGTGGTGGCGGTGTTTGAGGACATGATCGCGGCCGCCCGGGCGGCCCGGGAGGAGGCGGCGCGCCACCGCCAGGCGGCGGAGGCCGTGCAGCAGGCCTTGGGCCAGATCGGCGCGGGTATGGAGGGGATTCGCGCCGCCACCGACGCATCGGCACGGGCTCTGCGGGATCTGGACGCGCAGTCCGGCGAGATCGGCGCGATCGTGAAGCTGATCCGGGACGTGGCCGACCAGACCAACCTGCTGTCGCTGAACGCAGCCATCGAGGCGGCGCGGGCCGGCGAGGCCGGCCGCGGCTTCGCCGTGGTGGCCTCCGAGGTGCGCGCCCTGGCCGATCGTTCCCGCAACGCCACCCGGCAGATCCAGGAGCTGGTGGCCAAGATCCAGGCCGGCACTGCCGCCGCGATGACGGCCATGCAGGAGTCGCAGGAGGAAGTCAACCGGGGCGCCGCGACCGTGGAGTCGACCCGCGCGTCCATCGTTCAGGTGCTGCAGTCGTTCGAGGGGCTCACTATGACGGTCGAGGGCTTCGGCGAACGGGCTGAGGCCACGGCCGGGGAGATGGCGGAGCTCGTGAAGGCGGTGGAGGAGGCGACACGGCTCGCCAATCAGAACACCACCATGGCGAACGAGCTGGCCGAGGCCGACTGGTTCTCGCGGGCGATCCGGGAGGCTGAGCAGCGGGCCGGCGAACTGGTCGCCGAGGCCAGGCGGCTCGAGGTCTACACGCGCTTGCCTTCCGGTGGCTCCTGGTAG
- a CDS encoding serine-tRNA(Ala) deacylase AlaX → MRTVKLFQADAYRTEFEGHVLSCSPVGDAWAVVLNQTCFYPASGGQPSDSGTLGGQPVLDVHAEPDGTIVHVVGGPLSGTVVGQVDWTRRLDHMEQHTGQHLLSAAFVHLLQADTVSWHLGAEASTVDIAVENLSAEQVEEVELTCNRLIRAGLPVHAHLCSPEEAHRFPLRKPPTVSGPVRIIEIEGYDWSPCGGTHLRSIGELGLIKIKTWERYKRAVRVTFLAGQRALHDYMALDRMTRDLARRLSIGAADLPRWADRTQEEVTSLRKRVRTQQEELLAVEAERLLAGARRIGPARVVRQTFGGRPADELRLLAAKVAGTPGCVAVFGTRGALPQLIFHRAADLRLDVGQILSAVLPIIDGKGGGSPVQAQGGGTRPERLEEALDAAVSRIAAALRA, encoded by the coding sequence GTGCGCACGGTGAAGCTGTTTCAGGCCGATGCATACCGGACCGAGTTCGAAGGGCACGTTCTTTCCTGTTCCCCCGTCGGGGATGCGTGGGCCGTGGTGCTGAACCAGACCTGCTTCTACCCGGCGTCTGGCGGACAGCCCAGCGACTCCGGCACGCTGGGCGGCCAGCCTGTCCTCGACGTCCACGCCGAGCCGGACGGCACCATCGTCCACGTGGTGGGCGGACCCCTCTCGGGCACCGTCGTCGGCCAGGTGGACTGGACCCGTCGGCTGGACCACATGGAGCAGCACACCGGGCAGCACCTCCTCTCCGCCGCCTTCGTGCACCTGCTCCAGGCGGACACCGTCAGCTGGCATCTGGGGGCAGAGGCCAGCACGGTCGACATCGCCGTAGAGAACCTGAGCGCGGAGCAGGTGGAAGAGGTGGAGCTTACCTGCAACCGGCTGATCCGCGCAGGACTGCCTGTGCACGCGCACCTGTGCTCCCCCGAGGAAGCGCACCGTTTCCCGCTGCGCAAGCCTCCCACGGTGAGCGGGCCCGTCCGCATCATCGAGATTGAGGGCTACGACTGGTCGCCCTGCGGCGGCACCCACCTCAGAAGCATCGGGGAGCTGGGGCTGATCAAGATCAAAACCTGGGAACGGTACAAGCGGGCCGTGCGCGTGACGTTCCTGGCAGGCCAGCGCGCGCTGCACGACTACATGGCGCTGGACCGGATGACCCGGGACCTGGCGCGCCGGCTCTCCATCGGAGCCGCGGACCTGCCCCGGTGGGCCGACCGGACGCAGGAAGAGGTCACCAGCCTGCGGAAACGAGTCCGCACCCAGCAGGAGGAACTGCTCGCCGTGGAGGCCGAGCGGCTGCTGGCCGGGGCCCGGCGCATCGGTCCTGCTCGGGTGGTGCGCCAGACCTTCGGCGGCCGGCCCGCGGACGAACTGCGCCTGCTCGCCGCCAAGGTGGCCGGGACTCCCGGCTGCGTCGCCGTGTTCGGCACCCGCGGGGCCCTGCCACAACTCATCTTTCACCGTGCGGCGGACCTGCGGCTGGACGTGGGCCAGATCCTCAGCGCGGTCCTGCCCATCATCGACGGCAAGGGCGGCGGCTCGCCCGTGCAGGCCCAGGGCGGCGGCACCCGGCCGGAGCGGCTGGAGGAGGCGCTGGACGCGGCGGTGTCCCGCATTGCGGCGGCCCTGCGGGCGTAA